Proteins found in one Candidatus Poribacteria bacterium genomic segment:
- a CDS encoding NAD(P)-dependent oxidoreductase — protein sequence MPNSDYKIGVVGVGRMGANIARHLNDEGFEVTVVYDVASERAQELATEIGATAAEELSKVTALADYIITVVTDDAAMRQIFAEDADDSLIQGASGKVFINCATISPQVHVDIEQLAAKHGAGSLEGCMASSITQAREGTLYLMCGGKKATFDKALPILESMSVSLRYIGEAGQAAQVKALVNMVMNINTAGLAEGLGLGAALGLDLAMLQEVFAQTGANSRVLETDGEDMEARDHECYFSSAHASKDSGIALDLADAEGISLPLAQATKAQYDRMIELGLGDLDKSGVAELTFPGRGTKN from the coding sequence ATGCCGAATTCTGATTACAAAATTGGTGTTGTAGGAGTAGGTAGAATGGGGGCGAATATCGCCCGACATCTCAATGACGAAGGGTTTGAAGTGACTGTTGTGTACGATGTCGCAAGCGAACGCGCGCAAGAACTTGCAACAGAAATTGGGGCAACAGCGGCGGAAGAACTCTCAAAGGTCACAGCACTCGCTGATTATATCATTACCGTAGTTACAGACGACGCGGCGATGCGACAAATCTTCGCCGAAGATGCAGATGATAGCCTGATTCAAGGCGCATCAGGCAAAGTTTTTATTAATTGTGCAACGATTAGTCCACAAGTCCATGTAGACATTGAACAACTCGCGGCAAAGCACGGCGCGGGTAGCCTCGAAGGGTGCATGGCGAGTAGTATTACACAAGCGAGAGAAGGCACGTTATACCTCATGTGCGGCGGCAAAAAAGCGACATTCGATAAAGCACTTCCAATCCTGGAATCAATGAGTGTCTCACTCCGTTACATCGGCGAAGCTGGACAAGCAGCACAAGTCAAAGCACTCGTCAACATGGTGATGAACATCAATACTGCAGGACTTGCCGAAGGACTCGGCTTGGGTGCCGCACTCGGATTAGACCTTGCGATGTTGCAAGAGGTCTTTGCACAAACTGGAGCGAATTCGCGAGTCTTGGAAACCGATGGAGAGGACATGGAAGCGCGGGACCATGAGTGCTATTTTTCGTCAGCACATGCGTCTAAAGATTCAGGTATTGCGCTCGACTTGGCGGATGCCGAGGGTATTTCTCTACCACTCGCCCAAGCAACGAAGGCGCAGTATGATCGTATGATTGAACTCGGATTGGGTGATTTGGATAAGTCCGGTGTTGCTGAACTTACTTTCCCCGGACGAGGTACAAAAAATTAA
- a CDS encoding tetratricopeptide repeat protein — protein MNRFIYAFGLRIDQAHFLVLVLAFLAVGIIGCTPGSIILLDAKLQNADTAFDKAETTEVRADNAKEMEKNRQKQQELYDKAIAFYLEVIERDTEGKYTQRAHYQVAKIYKRQYNWDKAIEHYQAIVALDPTGYYAKEAKAGTANIRKNREVIKTKRVEYQNYKTIYDSTPTDETFNMAAKALYEVARACESLENYTEAIRNYERLVEEFPEHSKAAQAQFQVGNVYFYTLYDYQGGWSAYVGVTEKFPDSYEASQVGTLLKQTADTLTEINFLKDEIDKFRNKKAVEEKKKGRKIAPADMWVEEYSDQVVQNFQQIASNWQKLRNYPRAINAYKTLARDLSHKKFAAADALYRTGELFQQNGDYERAIEAYDNLFEFAPESVWRNEAIYQQAVCYRAIGELEAASEGFKLYTSITKGDAPWAYQKMEEMLPEN, from the coding sequence ATGAACCGTTTCATATACGCCTTCGGTCTCCGAATAGATCAAGCCCATTTTCTCGTCCTTGTGCTCGCGTTTCTTGCAGTGGGGATTATTGGGTGCACACCGGGTAGTATTATTCTGCTCGATGCGAAACTTCAGAATGCTGATACCGCGTTTGACAAAGCAGAAACTACCGAAGTGCGTGCCGATAACGCTAAAGAAATGGAGAAGAATCGCCAGAAGCAGCAGGAACTTTACGATAAAGCGATAGCATTCTATTTGGAGGTTATTGAACGCGATACAGAAGGGAAATATACACAGCGTGCGCATTATCAGGTCGCCAAAATCTATAAACGCCAGTATAACTGGGATAAGGCAATCGAGCATTACCAAGCAATTGTCGCTTTAGATCCTACCGGATATTACGCGAAAGAAGCAAAAGCGGGTACCGCGAATATTCGGAAGAACCGCGAAGTTATTAAAACGAAGCGGGTTGAATACCAAAACTATAAAACTATTTATGATAGTACCCCGACAGATGAGACCTTTAATATGGCTGCTAAAGCACTCTATGAAGTCGCGCGTGCTTGTGAAAGTTTAGAGAATTACACCGAAGCTATCCGTAATTACGAGCGACTGGTCGAAGAATTCCCTGAACACTCGAAAGCAGCGCAGGCACAATTCCAAGTTGGCAACGTCTATTTTTACACGCTTTACGACTATCAAGGCGGTTGGTCCGCATATGTTGGTGTCACTGAGAAGTTTCCTGATTCTTATGAAGCATCCCAAGTTGGAACACTCCTGAAGCAGACAGCAGACACTCTGACAGAAATTAACTTCTTGAAGGATGAAATTGATAAGTTTCGGAATAAGAAAGCGGTCGAAGAGAAAAAAAAAGGTCGGAAGATTGCGCCTGCTGATATGTGGGTAGAGGAGTATAGCGACCAAGTCGTTCAGAATTTTCAACAGATTGCGAGCAACTGGCAGAAACTTCGCAACTACCCGCGTGCTATTAATGCCTACAAAACGTTGGCAAGAGACCTATCACATAAGAAATTCGCCGCCGCGGACGCATTGTACCGAACTGGAGAACTCTTTCAGCAGAATGGTGACTACGAACGTGCAATTGAGGCGTATGACAATCTGTTTGAATTCGCACCTGAGTCTGTATGGCGAAACGAAGCCATTTACCAACAGGCGGTCTGCTATCGCGCTATCGGTGAATTGGAAGCCGCTTCTGAAGGATTTAAACTCTATACGAGCATTACAAAAGGCGATGCCCCCTGGGCGTATCAAAAAATGGAGGAGATGCTCCCTGAAAACTGA
- a CDS encoding tetratricopeptide repeat protein — protein sequence MNRFTYAFGLRIDRAYLLVVAFAFLAVTIVGCTPGGISIIPLGAKLQNADTAFDAAETTEVRDDDPEKMEKNRQKQQEHYDKAMALYLEVIERDTKGKYAQRAHYQIARIYKRRYDWDKATEHYQEIVALDPTGYYANEAKAGTANIRKNREVIKTKRAEYQNYKAIYDNEPTDETFNIAAEALYEVARAYESLENYTESIRNYERLVEEFPEHSKAAQAQFQVGNVYFYTLYDYQGGWPAYVGVTEKFPDSYEASQAGTLLKQTAEILTEINFLKDEIDKFRNKKAVEYRKTGRKITPADMWVMGYSDQVVQNFQQIASNWQKLRNYPRAINAYKTLARDLSHKKFAAADALFRTGELFQQNGDYERAIEAYEALFENAPESVWRNEAVYQQAVCYRSIREFGAAYQGFKAYMSITKGDTPYLREAEQIVRQYELDQDQDGYKFYEEQEAGTSDQDANSHPGMGS from the coding sequence ATGAACCGTTTTACATACGCCTTCGGTCTCCGAATAGACCGAGCCTATCTTCTCGTCGTTGCTTTCGCTTTTCTTGCAGTGACGATTGTTGGGTGCACACCAGGTGGTATTAGTATTATTCCGCTCGGTGCCAAACTTCAGAATGCTGATACTGCGTTTGACGCGGCAGAAACGACCGAAGTGCGCGACGATGACCCGGAAAAGATGGAGAAGAATCGCCAGAAGCAGCAGGAACATTACGATAAAGCGATGGCACTCTATTTAGAGGTTATTGAACGCGATACGAAGGGGAAGTACGCACAACGCGCACATTACCAGATCGCCAGAATCTATAAGCGCCGCTACGATTGGGATAAAGCGACTGAGCATTACCAAGAAATTGTCGCCCTGGATCCCACCGGCTACTACGCTAATGAAGCAAAAGCTGGCACGGCGAATATTCGCAAAAATCGCGAAGTCATCAAGACGAAGCGTGCTGAATACCAAAACTATAAGGCTATTTACGATAATGAACCAACGGACGAGACCTTTAATATCGCTGCAGAAGCACTCTACGAGGTCGCACGTGCCTATGAAAGTTTAGAGAATTACACCGAATCCATCCGCAATTACGAGCGTCTGGTCGAAGAATTCCCTGAACACTCGAAAGCAGCGCAGGCGCAATTCCAGGTTGGTAACGTCTATTTTTATACGCTTTACGACTATCAAGGCGGTTGGCCCGCGTACGTTGGTGTTACTGAGAAATTCCCTGATTCTTACGAAGCATCGCAAGCCGGGACGCTCCTAAAGCAGACAGCAGAGATTCTGACAGAAATTAACTTCTTGAAGGATGAGATTGATAAGTTTCGGAATAAAAAAGCCGTTGAATACCGAAAAACTGGACGGAAAATTACACCTGCTGATATGTGGGTAATGGGATATAGCGACCAAGTCGTTCAGAATTTTCAACAGATTGCGAGCAACTGGCAGAAACTTCGCAACTACCCGCGTGCTATTAATGCCTATAAAACGTTGGCACGTGACCTTTCACATAAGAAATTTGCCGCCGCGGACGCCCTGTTCCGGACCGGAGAGCTCTTTCAGCAGAATGGTGACTACGAACGCGCAATTGAGGCGTATGAAGCACTGTTTGAAAACGCCCCTGAGTCTGTATGGCGAAACGAAGCTGTCTACCAGCAGGCGGTCTGCTATCGTTCCATCCGTGAATTCGGAGCTGCTTACCAAGGTTTCAAAGCCTATATGAGCATTACGAAGGGAGATACACCGTACCTTCGCGAAGCCGAACAAATTGTCCGCCAGTATGAACTTGACCAAGATCAGGATGGATACAAGTTCTACGAAGAACAGGAAGCTGGAACCTCCGACCAAGACGCAAATTCCCATCCGGGTATGGGCAGCTAA